A DNA window from Anaerocolumna sp. AGMB13020 contains the following coding sequences:
- the ilvB gene encoding biosynthetic-type acetolactate synthase large subunit: MEMKGTSLFIKALKEEGVDTLFAYPGGQVIDLFDALYDSEGIEVILPRHEQGLIHAADGYARSTGKVGVCLVTSGPGATNLVTGIATANYDSVPLVCFTGQVPTHLIGNDAFQEVDIVGISRNICKHAITVRDRKDLGRIIKEAFFIARSGKPGPVVVDLPKDIQQAMGSDEYPKEVSIRGYKPNTGVHVGQVRRALSILSQAKKPLFLVGGGVNIADAGREFTRLAELTGMPVITTIMGKGAIPTNHPLYIGNIGIHGNYAANRAISECDVLFSIGTRFNDRITGKITEFAKLASIIHIDIDAASISRNIQVDIPIVADAKTAILKILEEAEALPVKEWTEEVQSWKQEYPLEMKKYEGMTPEIIIHKINEKFRNLIVVTDVGQNQMWTTQYLELDHNRKLLTSGGLGTMGYGLPAAIGAQLGNPGTPVVCISGDGGMQMNIQEMATAVALELPLILCVFNNSYLGNVRQWQEMFYGGRYAYTCLTARRSCAKDCKNPEKCCPKYSPDFVKLAESYDAAGIRVEKTEDIDGALEAALKRTDAPTLIEFIIEPEANVYPIVPTGKPLSEMVMD, from the coding sequence ATGGAAATGAAAGGAACATCACTTTTTATCAAAGCACTGAAGGAAGAAGGTGTTGATACGCTCTTTGCCTATCCGGGAGGACAGGTAATCGATTTGTTTGATGCACTTTATGATTCAGAGGGAATCGAGGTAATTCTGCCAAGACATGAGCAGGGGTTAATACATGCAGCAGACGGTTATGCCCGGTCAACAGGTAAAGTGGGTGTATGCCTGGTTACCAGCGGACCAGGTGCCACCAATCTGGTTACCGGTATTGCAACTGCCAATTATGACAGTGTTCCTTTGGTTTGCTTTACCGGACAGGTACCCACCCATCTTATCGGCAACGATGCCTTTCAGGAGGTAGATATTGTAGGTATCTCCAGGAATATTTGTAAACATGCCATAACAGTAAGAGACAGAAAAGATCTTGGCAGGATTATCAAAGAAGCCTTCTTTATTGCAAGGTCCGGTAAACCGGGGCCGGTAGTGGTAGACCTCCCAAAGGATATCCAGCAGGCTATGGGGAGTGACGAATATCCAAAGGAGGTATCCATCAGAGGGTATAAGCCTAATACGGGGGTCCATGTAGGGCAGGTAAGGAGAGCACTGAGTATACTGAGTCAGGCGAAGAAACCTCTGTTCTTAGTAGGCGGCGGCGTTAATATTGCCGATGCGGGCAGAGAGTTTACCCGCCTGGCTGAACTTACCGGTATGCCTGTAATTACTACCATAATGGGAAAAGGTGCGATTCCTACAAATCATCCTCTGTACATCGGCAACATCGGAATTCATGGTAATTATGCCGCCAATCGTGCCATCAGTGAATGCGATGTGCTCTTTTCCATCGGTACCAGGTTCAATGACCGTATAACCGGAAAAATTACGGAGTTTGCCAAGCTGGCGTCAATCATTCATATTGATATTGATGCGGCTTCCATCTCCAGAAATATTCAGGTGGATATACCTATCGTAGCGGATGCCAAAACCGCTATCTTAAAGATATTGGAGGAAGCGGAAGCGCTTCCTGTTAAGGAGTGGACAGAAGAGGTTCAGAGCTGGAAGCAGGAGTATCCTCTGGAAATGAAGAAATACGAAGGCATGACGCCGGAAATAATTATTCATAAAATAAATGAAAAATTTAGAAATCTTATCGTAGTAACGGATGTAGGGCAGAATCAGATGTGGACCACGCAGTATCTTGAATTGGATCATAACAGAAAGCTTCTGACCTCCGGCGGACTTGGCACAATGGGTTACGGACTACCGGCTGCCATCGGAGCACAGCTTGGTAACCCGGGTACTCCCGTAGTATGTATTTCCGGTGATGGCGGAATGCAGATGAACATACAGGAGATGGCAACAGCAGTAGCTTTGGAGCTTCCCTTGATTCTCTGCGTCTTTAACAACTCGTATCTTGGAAATGTAAGGCAGTGGCAGGAAATGTTCTATGGAGGACGTTATGCCTACACCTGCCTCACTGCCAGAAGAAGCTGTGCTAAGGATTGTAAGAATCCTGAAAAATGCTGTCCGAAATATTCGCCTGATTTTGTAAAACTGGCGGAAAGCTATGATGCAGCAGGAATCCGGGTAGAAAAAACCGAGGATATTGACGGAGCACTGGAGGCTGCCCTTAAGAGGACAGATGCCCCTACGCTGATTGAATTCATCATAGAGCCAGAAGCCAATGTATACCCTATTGTACCTACCGGTAAACCTTTAAGCGAAATGGTAATGGATTAG
- the ilvN gene encoding acetolactate synthase small subunit, producing MGKAAENIIKKRWISLYVENEIGVLAKISGLFSGKSYNLDSLTVGETEDETISRMTISVTSDESTFEQIKKQLNRCVEVIKVVDFTDIPIHMKEILFIKVNSLNAGEKEEVFRIAQIYGISVIDCDRSNLLLECVHTESKNNGLIKLFKNSFPNRIEVIKGGSVAIEAISMADR from the coding sequence ATGGGAAAAGCAGCAGAGAATATCATAAAAAAGAGATGGATTTCTCTTTATGTTGAAAATGAGATTGGAGTTCTGGCAAAGATCTCCGGACTTTTTTCTGGGAAATCCTACAATCTGGACAGTTTAACCGTTGGCGAGACGGAGGATGAGACAATCTCCAGAATGACCATCAGTGTTACCAGTGATGAGAGTACCTTTGAGCAGATTAAGAAACAGTTGAACCGATGTGTTGAGGTAATTAAGGTAGTGGATTTTACTGATATACCAATTCACATGAAGGAAATATTATTTATTAAGGTTAACAGTCTGAATGCAGGAGAGAAAGAGGAGGTATTCCGCATCGCTCAGATTTATGGAATATCCGTAATAGACTGTGACCGCAGTAATCTTCTTCTGGAGTGTGTTCATACGGAGAGCAAGAATAATGGGCTGATTAAGCTGTTTAAGAATTCCTTTCCCAACCGCATTGAGGTAATCAAAGGTGGAAGTGTGGCCATTGAAGCGATTAGTATGGCAGACAGGTAG
- a CDS encoding helix-turn-helix domain-containing protein, translating to MIENEKVGSRIAVLRKAKNLTGERFAELLHVTPQAVSKWENGKSLPETYLLPGIAGVLGTSIDSLLLPQELVVLEAVFTDGETQVDVTRILNSNINGNALYISANAKTMGFIKESERLKILAVTYRTPEGIFHDYVTEDGFLSLNLKEGRYKKEDNRQIIGAFYGNREDYRDCMVKIKHYDYFAWKEIPVGHESFPSSTKTEKQEYLTLIYSNGEGVHVVCCREGEALCYTKDGKDLYRKDTSCAELAGIAPLEWEKGMDCTWAGALTRAFQYLGETWTYEQLMGLSGACYRIAFTEIWDYSAVDALVAYDYSTPLFKAAGYEQIWAERLRKEERTAERHRIVADINEGKPVIAINLRIAPEWGVITGYRDNGKTLLCRTYFDGELLKEKGMDYLEADFWPFLITHIGERRDKPSDYESLLASLELLTKSFRASEQNGYYQGQEAYERWIGGAVKGRIMGYS from the coding sequence ATGATAGAGAATGAAAAAGTCGGAAGCAGGATCGCGGTATTAAGAAAAGCAAAGAATCTGACAGGTGAACGTTTTGCAGAGCTGCTTCACGTAACGCCTCAGGCAGTAAGTAAATGGGAGAACGGTAAAAGTCTTCCGGAAACTTATCTGTTACCTGGTATAGCAGGTGTTCTTGGAACCTCAATAGATTCCCTGTTATTACCCCAGGAACTGGTTGTTTTAGAAGCCGTGTTTACGGACGGAGAAACTCAGGTGGATGTTACAAGGATACTTAACAGCAATATCAATGGAAATGCTCTTTACATCAGTGCAAATGCAAAGACCATGGGTTTTATAAAGGAGAGTGAGCGGCTTAAGATACTGGCAGTAACTTACCGAACACCGGAAGGAATCTTTCATGATTATGTTACGGAAGATGGTTTTCTGTCCCTGAACCTTAAGGAAGGCAGGTACAAAAAGGAGGACAACAGGCAGATAATCGGTGCATTCTATGGCAATCGGGAGGATTATAGGGATTGCATGGTAAAGATAAAACACTATGATTATTTTGCCTGGAAGGAAATACCTGTAGGGCATGAGAGTTTCCCGAGTTCTACAAAGACTGAGAAACAGGAATATCTAACGCTGATCTACAGTAACGGGGAAGGGGTTCATGTCGTCTGTTGCAGAGAAGGTGAAGCGCTGTGTTATACCAAAGACGGGAAGGATTTATACAGAAAAGATACTTCCTGCGCAGAGCTGGCTGGTATTGCTCCTCTGGAATGGGAAAAGGGTATGGACTGTACCTGGGCAGGAGCGCTGACCAGAGCTTTTCAATATCTAGGAGAGACATGGACCTACGAACAGCTGATGGGACTTTCCGGTGCCTGCTACCGTATAGCCTTTACAGAAATCTGGGATTACAGCGCCGTGGATGCACTGGTGGCCTATGATTACTCCACCCCCCTCTTTAAAGCGGCAGGCTATGAACAAATCTGGGCTGAACGTCTTAGAAAAGAAGAAAGGACAGCAGAGAGACATAGAATTGTTGCAGACATTAATGAAGGAAAACCTGTTATTGCCATTAACCTAAGGATTGCGCCGGAATGGGGTGTTATAACCGGATACAGAGATAACGGTAAGACGCTCCTTTGCAGAACTTATTTTGACGGAGAGTTGCTAAAAGAAAAAGGGATGGATTATTTGGAAGCGGATTTCTGGCCTTTTCTGATTACACATATCGGAGAAAGAAGAGATAAACCTTCAGATTATGAAAGCTTGCTTGCTTCATTGGAGTTATTGACAAAGTCTTTCCGTGCATCTGAACAGAACGGTTATTACCAGGGACAGGAAGCATATGAGAGATGGATTGGGGGGGCTGTTAAAGGAAGAATTATGGGATACTCATAG
- the lysS gene encoding lysine--tRNA ligase produces the protein MLTEQEIIRREKLNQIRETLNPYPERFPLSHSLKEAGNLADGTEAVSIAGRLLSIRRMGKLTFGVLGDIEGRVQIALKKDVLGEEVYQFVKKQLDLGDFVGVTGEIFTTQAGEKTVRADQFTFLGKALKPLPEKFHGLNDKDSCYRKRYLDLIMNQKTRDRFLLKSSFVKAVRRFLEEEAYIEIETPVLINKPSGALAKPFTSHHNALDMEVYLRIAPETYLKRAVVGGFNKVFEFARCFRNEGIDPTHLQDFTMLECYLAYANYQDNMKFTQRLLAQAVYEVFGSKTIDVNGQTISFEGEWPVVTFKELIERDCGIDIDKFQSAEELLKEIIRQNIKLETSGELQNLGRGNLIDQLYKKVSRPRLTGPVFLVEHPIDLSPLARAKDDNAEITDRFQLIVNGAEVINGYSELVDPMEQYKRLQQQAASHGKGDEEAMVMDKDYITAMEYGMPPISGWGMGVDRILQVLTGEENLKDLILFPLMRPVEDEGEFTE, from the coding sequence ATGTTAACAGAACAGGAAATTATAAGAAGAGAAAAGTTAAACCAGATAAGAGAGACGTTAAATCCCTACCCGGAGAGATTTCCACTTTCCCATTCCTTAAAGGAGGCAGGAAATCTAGCGGATGGTACCGAAGCAGTTAGTATAGCCGGCAGATTGCTGTCCATTAGACGTATGGGAAAGCTTACCTTTGGAGTATTAGGAGATATTGAAGGCAGAGTTCAGATTGCTCTAAAGAAGGATGTATTGGGAGAAGAGGTCTATCAATTTGTTAAGAAGCAGCTGGATCTTGGAGATTTTGTAGGAGTAACCGGCGAGATATTTACTACCCAGGCCGGTGAGAAGACCGTAAGGGCAGACCAGTTTACTTTTTTAGGGAAGGCGCTTAAGCCGCTGCCGGAAAAGTTTCATGGACTAAATGACAAGGACAGCTGTTACCGTAAGAGATATCTGGATCTTATCATGAACCAGAAAACCAGGGACAGATTCCTGTTAAAGAGCAGCTTTGTAAAGGCAGTCAGAAGGTTTCTGGAAGAGGAGGCTTATATTGAAATTGAGACGCCGGTACTTATCAACAAGCCTTCTGGCGCCCTTGCAAAGCCTTTTACTTCTCATCATAACGCCTTGGATATGGAGGTGTATCTTCGTATTGCTCCAGAAACTTACCTAAAGAGGGCAGTAGTTGGCGGGTTCAATAAAGTATTTGAATTTGCCAGATGTTTCCGAAACGAAGGAATAGACCCGACGCATCTGCAGGATTTTACCATGCTGGAATGCTATCTGGCATATGCCAACTATCAGGACAATATGAAGTTTACCCAAAGACTCCTGGCACAGGCTGTCTATGAAGTATTTGGCAGTAAAACAATTGATGTAAACGGGCAGACGATCAGCTTTGAAGGAGAGTGGCCGGTGGTGACTTTTAAGGAGCTCATAGAGAGGGACTGTGGTATTGATATCGATAAATTTCAGAGTGCGGAGGAATTGCTTAAGGAAATTATAAGGCAGAATATCAAACTGGAAACCTCAGGGGAGCTTCAAAACCTTGGAAGGGGAAATCTGATTGACCAGTTGTATAAAAAGGTGAGCAGACCCAGGCTTACAGGCCCGGTATTTCTCGTGGAACACCCCATTGACCTTTCTCCGCTGGCTAGAGCAAAGGATGATAATGCAGAGATTACCGATCGGTTTCAGCTTATTGTCAACGGCGCAGAGGTAATAAACGGCTATTCCGAGCTGGTCGATCCAATGGAGCAGTACAAGCGTTTACAGCAGCAGGCAGCTTCCCATGGGAAAGGGGATGAAGAGGCCATGGTCATGGACAAAGATTATATTACTGCCATGGAGTATGGTATGCCGCCTATTTCCGGCTGGGGTATGGGTGTTGACCGTATCCTTCAGGTATTAACAGGAGAAGAGAATCTGAAGGATCTGATACTGTTTCCGCTTATGAGACCGGTAGAGGATGAGGGAGAATTTACGGAATAG
- a CDS encoding class I SAM-dependent methyltransferase, translating to MEAVNYLEQYYSGYDEEGRLLRKFGQVEYLTTMTYIHKYLPEKDRAECRILEIGAGTGRYSIALAREGYQIDSVELIEHNLNILKSKIKKEDKITAIQGNVLDLSAYPDETFDMTLVLGPMYHLYKEEEKKQALREAIRVTKSGGYILAAYCMNDATVLQYCFIQNELRECLEKNMLTEDFHCLSTPKDLFELVRTEDIKELTKGLGVKRVNLIATDGATNYMREVIEQMDDELFDYYIRYHLTICERQDLIGATNHSLDILRKE from the coding sequence ATGGAAGCAGTCAATTATTTGGAACAGTACTACAGCGGCTATGATGAGGAAGGGAGGCTATTGCGTAAATTCGGGCAGGTGGAATATCTAACCACAATGACCTACATTCACAAATATCTTCCAGAGAAAGACCGGGCAGAATGCCGTATTCTGGAGATTGGAGCAGGTACCGGAAGGTATTCGATCGCCCTTGCCAGAGAAGGATACCAGATAGATTCTGTTGAGTTAATAGAACATAATCTGAATATTTTAAAGTCCAAAATAAAAAAGGAAGATAAAATAACTGCAATACAAGGCAATGTCTTGGATTTATCGGCATATCCGGATGAAACCTTTGATATGACATTAGTGCTTGGGCCGATGTACCACCTGTATAAGGAAGAAGAGAAGAAACAGGCGTTAAGAGAGGCTATCCGGGTTACGAAATCAGGCGGTTATATTTTGGCAGCATACTGCATGAATGACGCTACGGTGCTGCAGTATTGTTTTATACAGAACGAATTAAGAGAATGTCTGGAGAAGAACATGCTGACAGAAGATTTTCATTGTTTATCCACACCAAAGGATCTTTTTGAACTGGTAAGGACAGAGGATATAAAGGAGCTGACCAAAGGGCTGGGAGTTAAAAGGGTTAACTTAATAGCCACAGACGGTGCTACCAACTATATGAGAGAAGTAATTGAACAAATGGATGATGAATTATTTGATTACTATATCAGATATCATTTAACCATATGTGAGAGGCAGGATTTGATTGGTGCAACTAATCACAGCCTGGATATTCTGAGAAAGGAGTGA
- a CDS encoding GNAT family N-acetyltransferase — protein sequence MLTPVLETERLLLRPLKESDAEAIFRNWASDPEVAKYMSWSTHSGIEVTKEWLQSIQANIAAEDKYDWGFVRKSDNKLIGSGGIYFKEERGMFTVGYNLMRDCWNQGYTTEAVAKILEFAVKDLEQTRLFAYHAKENPNSGKVMEKLGFRYTKDTAYDSMDGKRHFEAKEYLYERTSKQVLL from the coding sequence ATGCTAACACCGGTATTGGAAACAGAAAGACTTCTTCTTCGCCCTTTAAAAGAATCGGATGCAGAAGCAATCTTTAGGAACTGGGCAAGTGATCCCGAAGTTGCAAAGTATATGAGCTGGAGCACCCATTCTGGTATAGAGGTAACAAAGGAATGGCTTCAAAGTATTCAAGCAAACATAGCAGCAGAGGACAAATATGATTGGGGATTTGTAAGAAAATCTGACAATAAACTTATTGGTAGCGGAGGAATCTATTTTAAGGAAGAGAGAGGCATGTTCACGGTGGGTTATAACCTGATGAGAGACTGCTGGAACCAGGGATATACAACAGAAGCAGTGGCAAAGATATTGGAGTTCGCTGTTAAGGATTTAGAGCAGACAAGATTGTTCGCCTACCACGCCAAGGAGAATCCCAATTCCGGAAAAGTTATGGAAAAGTTAGGGTTTCGCTATACAAAGGATACGGCATATGACAGTATGGATGGAAAAAGACATTTTGAAGCCAAGGAATATCTGTATGAAAGAACATCAAAACAAGTCTTATTATAG
- a CDS encoding PocR ligand-binding domain-containing protein translates to MTDDAARSKDRRGNYQELDNISLTEIISVDFLQKFQDAFSKAMGVAGLTTDDNGVPVTQPSNFTDFCMKLSRQTKEGARRCRESDAFGGKESARTGKPAVYYCGSGLMDFGAPIIINGKQIGSVLGGQVLPEAPQKEKYIKIAEEIGVDPDEYLKALDNVKIVSEEQLRAAADLLFIVTSEISQMGYQRLILKGVVEKLYDSVTQMMSTVEELTATATNVTEYQSQLNNEIKNVSTVSEKIEKLSENVKGLANQTKMLGLNASIEAARAGEAGRGFAVVAKEINRMSDDSRKAVDGIQQFTSQINNSVAQTSDMSSSTLEITRQQEEAMKTIVEFVDEIVSMAETLNNLSNYQHSAFDF, encoded by the coding sequence ATGACAGATGATGCGGCAAGAAGCAAAGACAGAAGAGGGAATTATCAGGAGCTGGACAATATTTCATTAACAGAGATTATTAGTGTGGATTTTTTGCAGAAGTTTCAGGATGCATTTTCAAAGGCTATGGGAGTAGCAGGATTGACCACGGATGATAATGGTGTACCGGTTACACAGCCATCTAATTTCACGGACTTTTGCATGAAGCTTTCCAGGCAGACCAAGGAAGGTGCAAGAAGATGCAGAGAAAGTGATGCTTTCGGCGGTAAGGAAAGTGCAAGGACCGGTAAACCGGCAGTATATTACTGTGGCAGCGGCCTTATGGATTTTGGAGCACCCATTATCATAAATGGTAAGCAGATTGGCTCAGTTCTGGGAGGGCAGGTCCTGCCGGAGGCACCGCAGAAAGAGAAATATATTAAGATAGCGGAGGAAATAGGAGTAGATCCTGATGAGTATTTGAAGGCACTTGATAATGTAAAGATTGTCTCAGAGGAACAGCTAAGAGCTGCAGCAGATTTGTTATTTATTGTTACCAGTGAGATCTCTCAAATGGGTTATCAGAGGCTTATACTAAAAGGCGTTGTGGAAAAGCTCTACGACAGTGTAACCCAGATGATGTCCACTGTGGAAGAATTAACGGCTACAGCCACTAATGTAACGGAATACCAGTCTCAGTTGAACAATGAGATAAAGAATGTAAGTACGGTATCTGAAAAGATAGAGAAACTCTCGGAGAACGTGAAAGGTCTTGCGAATCAGACTAAAATGCTTGGACTCAATGCCTCCATAGAAGCTGCCAGGGCAGGAGAAGCCGGACGTGGTTTTGCAGTGGTTGCAAAAGAGATCAACCGTATGTCTGACGATTCCAGAAAAGCAGTTGATGGCATACAGCAATTTACTTCGCAGATTAACAACTCCGTAGCTCAGACTAGTGATATGAGCAGCTCCACCCTGGAAATTACCAGGCAGCAGGAAGAGGCTATGAAGACAATCGTTGAGTTTGTAGATGAGATAGTCAGTATGGCAGAAACGTTGAATAACCTTTCAAATTATCAGCATTCTGCGTTTGATTTTTAG
- the ymfI gene encoding elongation factor P 5-aminopentanone reductase, giving the protein MKSKTILITGASRGIGKAIALRYAKEGFRIAITGKTHKNELMRTKAEVESLGSPCLAYLGDMGSNAAVSELFGLIRKTFGPVHVLVNNAGISHVGLFTDTDIDTWNSILSSNLTSVYNCCNQAVPDMIRAKQGKIINISSVWGISGASCEVAYSASKGGMNAFTKALAKELAPSNIQVNAIACGAIDTSMNSFLSVTDKESLEEEIPAGRMGRTEEVAELVWQLSDGNDYLNGQVIALDGAWL; this is encoded by the coding sequence ATGAAATCCAAAACCATACTGATAACCGGTGCTTCCAGAGGGATTGGAAAAGCGATTGCTTTGCGCTATGCCAAAGAAGGGTTCCGTATAGCTATAACCGGCAAAACCCATAAGAACGAACTGATGCGGACCAAAGCAGAGGTAGAGAGCCTTGGCTCGCCCTGTTTGGCTTATTTGGGTGATATGGGCAGTAATGCTGCCGTTTCAGAACTCTTTGGTCTAATCAGGAAAACCTTTGGCCCAGTACATGTACTGGTTAATAATGCTGGCATTTCTCACGTAGGGTTATTTACCGATACGGATATTGATACTTGGAATTCCATACTCTCCTCCAATCTTACATCCGTTTATAACTGCTGTAATCAGGCCGTCCCAGATATGATACGAGCCAAGCAAGGTAAAATTATCAATATCTCCTCTGTTTGGGGCATCAGCGGTGCCTCCTGCGAAGTAGCCTACTCTGCGTCTAAAGGCGGTATGAATGCTTTTACAAAAGCACTGGCAAAAGAACTTGCGCCCAGTAATATTCAGGTAAACGCCATAGCTTGCGGCGCCATTGACACCTCCATGAATTCTTTTTTATCCGTTACTGATAAAGAATCCTTGGAAGAGGAAATTCCGGCAGGCCGCATGGGGCGAACAGAGGAAGTAGCTGAACTCGTGTGGCAACTATCTGACGGAAACGATTATTTAAACGGACAGGTCATAGCTTTGGATGGTGCTTGGCTCTAA